gagaccAGGACCAAGACCATTTCCTCGGCAACACAGCCCAGAACCCCGACCAAGACAATACCTTCCAAGCTCATGGCTGTGATCACCACCTCTCTGGAGACATTAGCTACAACTGGCGTAGAAACTGGGCTGACCACAGTGGAGGCCAACACAGGCAGCGGTCCCACAGATGCCGTCCTTGACACCTTTTGCACCGATGACAGCTCTGAAGAGGCAAGGAGGATCCTGGTTGACATCGTGACATGGGCTCACACCTccccgggggctgggggcctgccTCCAGGCAGCAGCTCCTCCTTTGACAACTCGGTTTCGGTCATCACCACCTCCCAAGCCCTGGCACCTGACATCATGACAGCCACCAAGGCCTTGGTTCCCTTCACCATTACCCACGTTGAAGTTACCACCAGCAGCCTGATGGGGACAGGAACGGCTGCCACCACCTCTGGGACCTCCAGCACTACAGGAGCAGAGGCCTTGCCCACCTCCGGAACCACAGCTTTGTCTGCCTCCACCACGGCGGCGTCATACCCCCCCGACACCTCGTCCTCTGCCGAGACCTCAACAGCCTGTAGCACAGAGCCAGCGACTTCCTCTGCTACCGGCTACTCTGCCATGGGCCACAGCCCCTCGGAAGCGGTGACCATCAACAGCTCTGTGTCCTCAGACAGCACAAGCAATGGGCTCTTTCCCACCCACAGGCACTCTCTCCCTTCTGCCCGTCTGACTACAGCCAGCAGCAGCCAAGAGACACACAGCACTACAGCCGAGACCACAACCTCAGCCGAGACCACAACCACAGCCGAGACCACAACCTCAGCCGAGACCACAACCACAGCCAAGACCACAACCTCAGCCAAGACCACGACCCCCCCAGAGAGCACAACAAAGATCCCCGTGGCCGTGCCCTTCACTCCGACAAGGAAGACCACAAAAGTTGATCCAGGTAAGTGCCCCCGCCACGTGTGATTCTTGGGGATTCGGGCTTCGAGGCCTTCAGGATGTCACCAGCCCCACtggagagtggggagggagggaagacccAGGGGCCCACGCGGAGCcccctctctgctgctgcctcctcgtGACCCTCTCGTGGTTCTTGCCAGTAACAAGCAGGTGTGTGGAAAGACTGCAGAAGCAGTTTGGAGAAGTGGTttgagatcctggctctgccCGTAGCAGCCTGAGTGACCTTGGACAAGCaagcctgtctccctctctgggtctcagcttCTCCATGTATAGTCAAAGGGGCTGCATCGAGTGAGCCCTGAAGTCCTCTCCGGCTCTGATCTGATCTTTCACAAAGCAAACTGTTCCGTAACTACTCCCGTGCATCAGGCAGGGCCCCTGATTTTATTTAACAGACGTGGCTGCCATGCGTGGCAGCCTCTAGTTCAGCCGTAGCCACACaagcccctggcccaggctgagcagctgggcctccaggAAAGTGGGGCTCACTGGATGTCCTTGCTGGAGTGTGCGCCATCAAGAGTGACTTTAAATAACTAACTAGAGTGACAGTTGGAGAGTTTAAAGCTACACCTCCGAGACAACAGGTACTTGTGGGCAGAGTCCGTTGTCAGAGGCTgctggccagcccagcccctggtcCTCCTGCAGTTCCCATCACACTGACCCTGTGCGGCATCCCCATCTCTGCAGATCCTCAGCTTTCTGGgaggtgaaataaaaatattactcaCAACCGCCCTACTCGGTATCTTTTGTGTTCCTGGCTAAGGAATTGTGAGAGTATTTCACAGCCAGTAAGCATTGGTACCAAGTGAATGTCCTCTCGGATACCAGGCAGGGTGCTGTGAGTTTTGCATGCTATCTCTTCCAGCCTTCCAAACTATCCTGTCAGGTGCAGGGGGATGGCAGTCTGATGCCCAGACTCATAGTCACCCTATTGCACTTTGATTATTTAAAGCTCAgctcataaaacattttttaaaagatttaattgtttgttttgaaagtcagagttacagagagagagagagagagaggtcttccatctactcgttcactctccagatggccacaacagccagggctggctcaggccaaagccaggggcttcctccaggtgtcccatgtgggtagcaggggcccaaggacttgggccatctttcactgcttttccaggcacactagcaaggagctggatgggaagtggtgcatccggaacttgaaccagagcccatatgggatgctggcagagcaggtggcagcctaacccactacaccacaacatcagccccaatatttttattttaaaatgcttttctttaTTACTTGTTGATTACATAGTACATTCACAtgattaaaatttcaaaaggGGAGGAGTCTAGCGCTTAATttgcctgcctcccacattggtgtTCCCCAGGTTTAATTCCTAGCTCTGGTTCCTAACTtgagcttcttgttaatgtagaccctgggaggcagcagatgatggctcaaataattgggttcctgtcacccatgtgggagactcagattgagttcccggctcctgactgtggccctggcaaaccatttgggaagtgaaccagaggataagattgtactctctttctctctctctctcttccatctctgaaacttaaaaaaaaattacattcaaaAGGTAAAAAACAGTCCACCATAAAATGCCTTCCTCCCATacctgttacacacacagagagaaggagaggcagagagagagaggtcttccatctgctggttcactccccattggccacaagggccaaagctgcgccaatccgaagccaggagccaggaatttccgccgggtcttcccatgcgggtgcaggggcccaaagacttttttttttttttttttttttttaacaggcagagtgaaggggcccaaagacttgtgtcatcttccattgctttcccaggccatagcagagacccggattggaagtagagcagttgggacttgaatcgatgcccatatgggatgccggtgctgccggtggtggctctacctgctacaccacagagccagccccttatCCTCTGTTTCTATGCAAGGGGAGTGTATggtaaatccagctccctgagataAAGCTATCATtttggggggaggaagggaagaaaagattTTTGTTCACCttgttattctttcaaaaaatttgtttatttgaaaggaagagtgggggctggcatggtggcgtagtgggtaaagctgctgcctgcagtgccagcatcccatatggacgccggtttgattcccagctgctccacttctaatccagctctctgctagggcctgggaaagcagctggtgtTGAGCAGTGCATCTCTCAAGCTTGTTCATCTCGCGGAATTGCAACGTCCTCCCTGTTTGTTAGCAATCCCCCAGCTCCCCCAGAAAGCCGTTCTTTCCACGGCTGCTCAACGTTCCCTGTCGTTTTCCCGCTATCAATGTGACCGGTGCTCCACGGAGAGGCACTGAGGTTGTGTCCAGTATCTTGTCATGTCGGAAGATCGTGCAGGAAATAGctcatctcccacgtgagttATTTTCTGTAGGATGATCAATTCTACCAGTATTGTGCAGGGAAGAAAGGACTACAGGGCAGCGGGTAAAGGTGGGGAAATTCGGGTTCAATAAGACAGAGCTTCCTGCTGAGCCGCTGAGCCAGGAAGGCTGGGTTAAAAGATGTGGTCAGCCCTCCACCAGCCTAGAGCTGGGAAGGGGCCGAGGCCTCCCTCAGAGACCCCGCCTCCCTGGCGCTCTCCCTGCGTGGGCCCttcccctgcagccccacccaggccctccagACCCTGAGAGTGTTTAGATCCACTTCCGGTTCTCCTTCTTCACCCTCCCCTTTTAATTTCACAAAAGGCACTGGTGCCTTAAGGCCTGGTTTTGTCCCCTCGAGTTGGGCTGGCACCACGGTGGCCGTAACTATCCCAGGTGGGGCAGCCTCTTTTCGTTCCGTGTCGCTGTCAGAAGCTTCGTGCACAGGGACACGTCTACACCGGGGAGACACCCAGATCTGCGGAGCCTGGGGAGCTGCAAGCACATGTTGATGCTTTAACGGAATTAACAGGGTTTTCATCTCCCTCTGATTCTCAACCCACAggcggagctggggctgggggcttcctCCTCCTGCGGCTGAGCGTGGCCTCCACAGAAGACCTCACTgacccctgggtggcagggaggctgATGCGGCAGGTGAGTGGGGACTCTCTGCACGGGGGGACATGCTCAGGGGCCGCAGGGTGAGCTGCAGGCTGCAGAAGAGCGAGGCCCACCCTGGGCGGGGTCTGGTGCCTTGTGGAAGACTAGCAAGTGCATCTGAGGACCCCTGCCTggccttgcttctgcctggcttcTCTGTGTCCCTCACTTCCCTTTATTGCAACATACACAaatcctccccccctccccccagcctcagtTCCTTCAGGTCCTAGGAATCGCAGGAGGTCAGTGAAACTGAGGGGTGTGTGGGCAGGGTTACTGGAGGCAAATGACAGAAACCCGGGTCATCGCGGCCCAGGAGACCCTGGAGTGGTGCTTCCAGCTCAGCCATGGCTGAATCCAGCAGCTCCAACATGATCATGAAGGCCTTCTCTTTCTCGCCCTCTTTTACCTCTGCTCCCATCATTCTCCACTCTTCCCCACCCTGTGTATGGAAAGGTGGCCACGACAGCCTTAGATTCACATGGCATTTGCCCCTCCCCCAAATCTGCCTGTATTTTATTGGCCTGCAACAGCCACCGTGACTGACAGCTCGAGCAGGCCCATGCACCTTGAGAAAGGCCCCAGAGGAAGTGGGGATTTGAGGCAGAACAAACCCATAGATGTCTAGACAGGGACCAGGATTAGGCTGTGTCTGTGTGGTCTAATTCCCCGGTCATTGGACGGTTTCCAGTGGCGAAATTCTGGGTCAGGGCTTTGGGGGAGGGTGTGAATCGCTGGGAGACTGGGCTGGGTGAGCTCAGTGCAGACTTCACCGGCCCAGCCTCTCTGAGGTCTGGCCCCCCTGCTCTGCAGAGTAGGAGCTGGAGCGCGATGTAGCCGGAAGTGTCTAACTCTGTCCACAGATGTGACCGGGGCCTGATGCACCGTCTGATGCGGAGTGTCCCTTGGCCGGGCCCCTGCGCATGCCTCACACTTGCTTCTAGCACCTCACAGCATCGTCAGCAGGTGCCACACCAGTGGTTCAGGCTTGGTGCCACCCCTTGTAAGGGCAAAGCTGGCAGCGGTGCCAGCTGGGGGCCTCCTACCAGCAGTAGAATCCGCGGCTGGGCTGCACAGAAGAGGCagtcagccctggcagttgaggACTGGAGATGCCCATTGCAAGAAGGATTCTTTGTTGCAGCAAAAGAGAATGACTGTGTATCCTTAGTAAGGGATTGGCTGGCCGGGTCCCAGGGTGCATAGAATCCAAGGGATGCCAGAGGAGCAGCCTTGAAAACCAGGCAGCAGcagcccagggtgtgcagtgtcTTGGGGCTAGGGCCCTTCTGGCTGGGACTGTGTCAATCTTGCTGTTGCTAATAGAAGCCGGCACAGGCCATGACCGTCTGCTGCCTGCACACGCAGCCAGTGGGCGCTCCCTGCTGCTTTGTCTTTGGGTGACTTCTTCCAGGGTCAGAGTCCTGCGTGCTAATATCCAGTAGTCTGAGCGTAGCTCTTGTGCCCACATCTCACTgccaggagacaggcagagggaatGTCTGGATGCTAGAGTTCTCAGAGTGTCAGGGAGGCTCCTTAGGGCTCCTGCAATGAGGGGTCCCCTAAACACAGCTTGAGAGTTTGTTGTGGGGCAGCCGAAGGAGTGGCAAATGCCCCGTGTGCGTGATAATCGCAGTAGCAGATGGGGGTCCTTCTGGAGGAAGGAGGCTAGGGGTGAGTGTCGGGTCTGAGCCCCAACACAGGAAGCTACTCAGAGGCCAGGAAGAGACCTGGGGGTTGGGAAGCAGCTCAGAGAGCCCAGGGGCAGGCGGCAGGCCGTGCGCATGTTGGGTGTCAGTTCATGCTGGGGGCTGGCTGATGGTGTGGGCTCAGAGACAGACTGAGGGCTCGGGAGCCATGCAGATCTGGGTGTGACTTCCGTGTAACTGTCACCTCACCTAAAAGAAGGATAACGATACCGGTCCGAAGGTAACTTTGAGGTGTCAATGACATCAAGTGCGGGAAGCCCTCAGCCCGCGTTCAGCCCAGGGGAAGGCGCAGGAAGCACCGCTGTGTTCCCTGTGGGCGCTCTCCCATTGCGTCCTCGTGTCCTGCCCAGTGGGGAGCTCACGGGGCTCCCTCTTGTCTTCCAGCTCCACCGGGAACTGCACAGCCACATGcccgccatccaggtctccttgctgcgtgttgggagggcctgaggaacaccagctgcagccaggagggtCCTGGAAACCAAGGACAGTGCTACCTGCAGCCCGGGACCCACCAAGGCTGCGGCCACTCATGGAGCTGAGGTTTGCCTGGACGTTTCTGGAAAAGGTCAGCTGGCCCATGCCTCTTACCCCAGGCACTGGGTCATGTACCGGAGTGTGTGTGTAAGGGGTAGGGGCTTCTCCTGTTCCCAGAAGTGTTCTTGG
Above is a genomic segment from Lepus europaeus isolate LE1 chromosome 2, mLepTim1.pri, whole genome shotgun sequence containing:
- the MUC20 gene encoding mucin-20 — its product is MGSLRGLALPLLFVCLQAGAPGSSAGPSTSAPDPFLTAKTTQAPAGTAEARTSSEGTWQATHLAETSVPAHATSEARSLSAEIFASTFISAGTISKAETRTKTISSATQPRTPTKTIPSKLMAVITTSLETLATTGVETGLTTVEANTGSGPTDAVLDTFCTDDSSEEARRILVDIVTWAHTSPGAGGLPPGSSSSFDNSVSVITTSQALAPDIMTATKALVPFTITHVEVTTSSLMGTGTAATTSGTSSTTGAEALPTSGTTALSASTTAASYPPDTSSSAETSTACSTEPATSSATGYSAMGHSPSEAVTINSSVSSDSTSNGLFPTHRHSLPSARLTTASSSQETHSTTAETTTSAETTTTAETTTSAETTTTAKTTTSAKTTTPPESTTKIPVAVPFTPTRKTTKVDPGGAGAGGFLLLRLSVASTEDLTDPWVAGRLMRQLHRELHSHMPAIQVSLLRRSVGFQTGTLCPKSDPSSASLPSPLWCKVPPSSA